One genomic segment of Candidatus Saccharimonas sp. includes these proteins:
- a CDS encoding baseplate J/gp47 family protein: protein MSEKVKKDVIYVDVEDDITDVVNKIKSSKERIIAIVPPKSLGIFRSAVNIRLLSRAAQKNDKKIVFITNNSALKTMSAAVKIPVSKTLQSKPEIPEIDILEVEGDDVIDGESLPISEFSGPTSDEKEAEILEGIDIDDNKNFNKINPELKKEKTNKSRKGLKVPDFSKFRKKILIIGGVFSVFLVFMIWAIFFAPFADITIAAKTSTTNVKGVASISNSTSENSLLSKTETIEKNHEITFEATGTREEGEAASGTLNLSQSGDSDPITVAQGSAFSAGQCNFITTSSVTIPGVKIKGGVISNGKASVKIKATTIGEQCNLSAQEYVSSIKGISASGGQLSGGSKKTLKVVSQNDINAAKAKINTENMDSIKSSLKAKFSSDYTVLNDSFSVKEGEISSSVAVNQEAPNGKATLKATYLYSILAIENRSIERIISSLAKNKIGDLNNQKIYDYGLKDVSFSKFSGNSVEISSNVKIGPVIDIDNLKDKIKGKKSGEVRSLIEAKEGVKNVDVKFSFFWVNTVPNDDKKINIKFTVDK, encoded by the coding sequence ATGAGTGAAAAAGTTAAAAAAGATGTAATCTATGTTGACGTTGAAGATGATATTACTGATGTTGTTAATAAAATAAAATCTTCGAAAGAGAGAATTATTGCAATTGTCCCGCCAAAAAGTTTGGGTATTTTTAGGAGTGCTGTAAATATTCGCTTGCTTTCTCGAGCTGCACAAAAAAATGATAAGAAAATTGTTTTTATTACTAATAATTCTGCATTAAAGACTATGTCGGCAGCGGTAAAAATTCCAGTTTCGAAAACCCTTCAAAGTAAGCCAGAGATACCAGAAATTGATATTTTAGAAGTTGAAGGAGATGATGTTATTGATGGTGAAAGCTTGCCAATTTCGGAATTTAGCGGCCCAACTTCCGATGAGAAGGAGGCTGAAATTCTTGAAGGAATTGATATTGATGATAACAAGAATTTTAACAAGATTAATCCAGAGCTTAAAAAAGAGAAGACTAATAAATCCAGAAAAGGATTGAAAGTTCCAGATTTTTCAAAGTTTCGAAAAAAAATTCTCATTATTGGTGGGGTATTTTCTGTATTTTTAGTATTTATGATTTGGGCGATATTCTTTGCTCCATTTGCGGATATCACGATTGCTGCAAAAACCTCGACTACCAACGTAAAAGGTGTTGCTTCGATTTCTAATAGCACAAGTGAAAATTCGTTACTTTCAAAAACTGAAACTATTGAAAAAAATCATGAAATTACTTTTGAAGCTACTGGAACTCGTGAAGAGGGTGAGGCAGCTTCAGGAACTTTAAATCTTTCTCAAAGTGGTGATAGTGATCCTATTACCGTGGCGCAAGGTTCTGCATTTTCGGCTGGGCAATGTAATTTTATTACAACCTCATCTGTTACTATTCCAGGAGTAAAAATTAAAGGCGGTGTGATTTCCAATGGAAAAGCAAGTGTTAAAATTAAGGCGACGACTATTGGCGAGCAATGTAATCTATCGGCGCAAGAATATGTTTCGTCAATTAAAGGTATTTCGGCAAGTGGTGGTCAGCTTTCAGGTGGTTCGAAAAAAACTTTAAAAGTTGTTTCTCAAAATGACATAAATGCAGCAAAAGCTAAAATCAATACAGAAAATATGGATTCTATTAAGAGTTCTCTAAAAGCTAAATTCAGCTCAGATTATACTGTATTAAACGATAGTTTCTCTGTGAAAGAGGGTGAGATTTCTTCTTCCGTTGCCGTCAATCAAGAGGCTCCAAACGGTAAGGCTACACTAAAAGCAACTTATCTATATTCAATCTTAGCAATTGAGAATAGAAGTATTGAAAGAATTATCTCTTCTCTTGCTAAAAATAAAATTGGTGATTTAAATAATCAAAAAATTTATGATTATGGCTTGAAAGATGTCTCATTTTCGAAATTTAGTGGTAATAGTGTAGAAATTTCATCAAATGTAAAAATTGGCCCAGTTATTGATATAGATAATCTGAAAGATAAAATTAAGGGTAAAAAATCTGGTGAAGTCCGAAGCTTAATTGAAGCAAAAGAGGGTGTAAAAAATGTTGATGTGAAGTTTTCATTCTTTTGGGTAAATACTGTACCGAACGATGATAAAAAAATTAATATCAAGTTTACGGTTGATAAATGA
- a CDS encoding rod shape-determining protein: MLFNNKQKEDLSDNHIVALDIGTEFVKALVAEIDGDEIRVIGVGRARQNVADMHSGAIADIASVVQNCENALIEAEDQAEIQAKKAVIGIAGELVKGATNTIKYRRPQPNRPLDEAEMEFIIDKIQERAQLKAQREIALETGNQEAEIKLVNSAIVGIHIDGYKVSNPIGFQGKDVSIQIYTAFAPTVHIGAIERVANELALDLIAVAAEPFAVARSVVGSDSSSNFTAILADVGGGTTDIAVVNDGGVEGTKMFGIGGRSFTNQIANELSLSYKNAEKLKINLSNEKLKSTIAKQAIDAIDNTLDVWISGVELALSDFENVDYLPSKILLCGGGSSLNSLVERLEDDDWWQELPFNKKPIVKHIKPSEVSGVIDESGKINDHTFITAMGLLRVGYDTYSTDENASESFRDKLNRILRA, encoded by the coding sequence ATGTTATTCAATAATAAACAAAAAGAAGATTTAAGCGATAATCATATCGTTGCCCTTGATATTGGAACTGAATTCGTGAAGGCTCTTGTAGCTGAAATTGATGGTGATGAAATTCGTGTTATTGGTGTTGGGCGTGCACGGCAGAATGTGGCGGATATGCATTCGGGTGCGATTGCTGATATTGCTAGTGTTGTTCAAAATTGTGAGAATGCTTTGATTGAGGCCGAAGACCAAGCGGAGATTCAAGCCAAAAAAGCAGTAATCGGAATTGCTGGCGAGTTGGTTAAAGGGGCGACAAATACAATTAAATATCGTCGTCCGCAGCCAAATCGCCCTCTTGATGAAGCTGAAATGGAATTTATTATTGATAAAATTCAAGAAAGAGCTCAGCTTAAAGCTCAAAGAGAGATTGCTCTTGAGACGGGAAATCAAGAAGCTGAAATTAAGCTTGTTAATTCAGCGATTGTTGGGATCCATATCGATGGCTATAAGGTTTCAAATCCGATCGGTTTTCAGGGGAAAGATGTTTCAATTCAAATTTATACAGCTTTTGCACCAACTGTTCATATTGGTGCTATTGAGCGTGTTGCGAATGAACTTGCGCTTGATTTAATTGCGGTAGCGGCTGAACCTTTTGCGGTTGCTAGAAGTGTTGTTGGTTCAGATTCTTCAAGTAATTTTACTGCAATTTTAGCTGATGTTGGTGGTGGAACAACTGATATTGCTGTCGTGAATGATGGTGGTGTTGAAGGAACTAAAATGTTCGGAATTGGTGGTCGAAGTTTTACAAATCAAATTGCGAACGAACTCTCATTGTCTTACAAGAACGCTGAAAAACTAAAGATAAACCTTTCGAATGAAAAACTCAAGTCTACCATTGCAAAGCAGGCGATTGATGCAATTGACAATACTTTGGACGTTTGGATCTCTGGTGTTGAACTAGCTTTAAGTGATTTTGAAAATGTTGATTATTTGCCAAGTAAGATTTTATTATGTGGTGGTGGCTCAAGCTTAAATTCTCTTGTTGAAAGATTGGAAGATGATGATTGGTGGCAGGAATTACCGTTCAATAAAAAGCCTATAGTAAAGCATATTAAGCCTTCTGAAGTTTCGGGAGTTATTGATGAATCTGGAAAAATTAACGACCATACATTTATTACAGCAATGGGGCTTTTACGGGTCGGATATGATACTTACAGTACTGATGAAAATGCTAGCGAGAGTTTTCGTGATAAACTAAACAGGATTTTACGAGCTTAA
- a CDS encoding alanine--tRNA ligase → MNAQEIRKAYLEFCQKNGHEVIERASLILKDDPTTLFTGSGMQPLLPYLLGEKHPKGVRLTDSQTCLRAQDIDDVGDNRHTTFFEMLGNWSLGDYFKEQQIRQFFEFLTDVVGLDPSKIYVSCFIGNEKYNIPRDDESAEIWQKVFAEKGIDAKIVELDTAENGDRLGLQGGRIFFYNDKENWWSRGGGLDSTPIGDPCGPDSEVFYDFGEENHDVSFGEAHPASDSGRFMEIGNQVFMQYRRTEDGSFEPLEKKNVDFGGGLERIAAAKINNPDVFQISLMKPIIEKLEEISGKKYDENKVSMRVIADHLRSATFLAVDGCIPSNKEQGYVMRKFIRRAMAKAFDLGVEDNFVEQIVPVIVDIYAPDYKEVALKSNEIIAVMVKEEKAFRRTLRKGLRELEKFSKEGLTGAGLFQLYDTFGFPLELSTEEAVRHKISLSKNWREEFDIKMKEQRERSQTASKGKFKGGLEGQTLEHRKLHTATHLMNAALHNMFKGQIAQKGSNINAERLRFDFTFDRKLTDEEKQQIEDTVNDQISKGLEVSWAEYPTDYALNKLKAIGVFGDKYGETVKVYTMKAEGETPFSVEICGGPHVDNTRELAEGGKKFKIVKEQSSSAGVRRIKAVLR, encoded by the coding sequence ATGAATGCACAAGAAATCCGAAAAGCTTATTTAGAATTCTGTCAAAAAAATGGCCATGAAGTAATCGAACGCGCTTCTTTAATTTTAAAAGATGACCCAACAACTCTTTTCACGGGGAGTGGAATGCAACCGCTCTTACCGTATCTTTTGGGTGAAAAACATCCAAAGGGTGTGCGATTAACAGATAGCCAGACCTGCTTACGGGCGCAAGATATTGATGATGTTGGCGATAACCGCCATACAACTTTTTTCGAAATGCTTGGAAATTGGTCTCTTGGTGATTATTTTAAAGAGCAGCAAATTCGGCAATTTTTTGAATTCTTAACAGATGTAGTGGGTCTTGACCCTTCGAAAATATACGTTTCTTGTTTTATTGGTAACGAAAAATACAATATTCCACGTGATGACGAATCAGCAGAGATTTGGCAAAAGGTTTTTGCTGAAAAAGGTATTGATGCAAAAATTGTTGAGCTTGACACGGCCGAAAACGGTGATAGGCTCGGGCTTCAAGGCGGACGAATTTTCTTTTATAACGATAAAGAAAACTGGTGGAGCCGTGGTGGTGGTTTGGATTCAACACCAATTGGTGATCCTTGTGGGCCGGATTCAGAAGTTTTTTATGATTTCGGTGAAGAAAATCATGATGTTAGTTTCGGTGAGGCTCATCCAGCGAGCGACAGCGGTCGGTTTATGGAAATCGGCAATCAGGTTTTTATGCAATATCGACGAACGGAAGATGGTTCTTTCGAACCACTTGAAAAGAAAAACGTTGATTTTGGTGGTGGTTTAGAAAGGATTGCTGCGGCGAAAATTAACAATCCAGATGTATTTCAAATTAGCTTGATGAAACCAATTATCGAAAAACTTGAAGAAATTAGTGGTAAAAAATACGATGAGAATAAGGTTTCGATGCGCGTGATTGCCGACCACTTGCGAAGTGCAACATTTTTGGCAGTTGATGGATGTATTCCTTCAAATAAAGAGCAAGGCTATGTGATGCGAAAATTTATTCGTCGCGCGATGGCTAAGGCTTTTGATTTGGGCGTAGAAGATAATTTTGTTGAACAGATTGTGCCAGTAATTGTCGATATCTATGCACCAGACTATAAGGAAGTTGCTTTAAAATCTAATGAAATTATTGCAGTTATGGTGAAAGAAGAGAAAGCTTTCCGTCGAACGCTTCGAAAGGGTTTGCGAGAGCTTGAAAAATTCTCAAAAGAGGGTTTAACGGGTGCAGGATTATTCCAGCTTTATGATACTTTTGGTTTTCCGCTTGAGCTTTCAACTGAAGAAGCTGTCCGACACAAAATATCACTTTCGAAAAACTGGCGTGAGGAATTTGACATTAAAATGAAAGAGCAACGTGAACGCTCGCAGACGGCTTCAAAAGGTAAGTTTAAAGGCGGGCTTGAAGGGCAAACCCTTGAACACCGCAAGCTTCATACAGCTACTCACTTGATGAATGCGGCACTCCATAATATGTTTAAGGGACAAATTGCGCAAAAAGGCTCAAATATTAATGCTGAGCGGCTCCGTTTTGATTTTACTTTTGATCGAAAACTAACTGATGAAGAAAAACAGCAGATTGAAGATACGGTTAATGATCAAATTTCGAAAGGACTGGAAGTTTCTTGGGCGGAATATCCAACAGATTACGCCTTAAATAAGCTAAAAGCGATTGGTGTGTTTGGTGATAAATACGGTGAGACTGTTAAAGTCTATACGATGAAAGCCGAAGGTGAAACGCCATTTAGTGTTGAAATTTGTGGTGGGCCTCATGTTGACAATACACGAGAACTTGCCGAGGGTGGTAAGAAATTCAAGATTGTTAAAGAGCAATCTTCAAGTGCTGGTGTACGAAGAATCAAAGCAGTTTTAAGATAA
- the tpiA gene encoding triose-phosphate isomerase, translating to MDKKLVIANWKMNLNMQESSIFLHKLSDKIQAHRGMEIILAPSTFTLQSLSLQVNHRQFKLAAQNFYWRDHGAFTGEIAISQLRGIVQYALVGHSERRNIFHETDKDIRAKVAAAIRNDIRPILCIGETSDERNHNETDLVLNDQLIGGLANVSSEDITKVIIAYEPVWAIGTGVNANPDDIRKAVKVIRNQIKQLYGAKTAENIQVVYGGSVQPEFATDYANIKGIDGLLIGGASLSVEKFAKIAEKVFETIKK from the coding sequence ATGGATAAAAAACTTGTTATCGCCAACTGGAAAATGAACTTAAATATGCAGGAATCGAGTATTTTTTTGCATAAATTGAGTGATAAAATTCAAGCTCATCGTGGAATGGAAATTATTCTCGCGCCATCAACTTTCACTCTGCAATCTTTGAGTTTGCAAGTTAATCATAGGCAATTTAAGTTAGCAGCACAGAATTTTTATTGGCGAGATCACGGAGCTTTTACTGGCGAAATAGCAATTTCACAGCTCCGCGGAATTGTCCAATATGCGTTAGTTGGCCATTCTGAAAGGCGAAATATTTTTCACGAAACAGATAAAGATATACGTGCAAAAGTTGCTGCAGCGATTCGAAACGATATTCGACCAATTTTGTGTATTGGTGAAACATCTGATGAGCGAAATCATAATGAAACTGATTTAGTTCTGAATGATCAGCTAATTGGCGGGCTTGCAAATGTATCGAGTGAAGATATTACGAAAGTGATTATTGCATATGAACCGGTTTGGGCGATCGGAACTGGCGTGAATGCTAACCCTGATGATATTCGAAAAGCGGTAAAAGTTATTCGAAATCAAATAAAACAACTTTATGGCGCAAAAACTGCTGAGAATATTCAAGTAGTTTATGGTGGAAGTGTACAGCCAGAATTCGCAACGGATTATGCAAATATTAAAGGAATAGATGGTTTGCTAATTGGCGGAGCAAGCTTGAGCGTTGAAAAATTTGCTAAAATTGCAGAAAAAGTTTTTGAAACAATAAAAAAGTAA
- a CDS encoding phosphoglycerate kinase encodes MFNKKTINDVDVQGKVILLRADYNVPIEYLESGSAKILNNYRIRASLPTIKNLIERGAKKIIIISHMGRPKSVEGIADLDELEHLPNGTRKYSLRPVFNNLRELLRAEGLNFPMNFHTTPIFPRTRYSVSMKDADDNYKIEMLENLRFSKAEKNNLPEFAEALAQVTGADLFVQDGFGVIHRGHTSTSEIAKKMPSIAGLLLEKEYSTILQAFKNPERPFVAVMGGAKMSDKLPLIEKFIERADKIIVAGAMANTFLKYLNVEVGKSRIEDGQNEIIEQIFKLAERKVGFNGLRSFIILPEDVAVASEFSKNAERIEKPVTAVLENEIILDLGEKSIQRIENEILNAKMIVWNGTIGYAEFENFAKGSSRTCSAISKSTKNGAKSIVGGGDTSAFVLDWSSQNAENADFSLISTGGGAALELMSGEILPGFEVLENKA; translated from the coding sequence ATGTTTAATAAAAAAACTATAAATGACGTTGATGTGCAAGGAAAAGTAATTTTACTTCGTGCAGATTATAACGTACCTATTGAATACTTAGAAAGTGGCTCAGCGAAAATTTTGAATAATTATCGAATTCGGGCGAGTTTACCAACAATAAAAAATCTGATTGAACGAGGGGCTAAAAAAATAATTATTATTTCGCATATGGGGCGACCAAAATCGGTTGAAGGGATTGCCGATTTAGATGAACTTGAACATTTGCCTAATGGAACTCGAAAATATTCTTTGCGACCAGTTTTTAATAATTTGCGCGAGCTTCTACGAGCTGAAGGCTTGAATTTTCCTATGAATTTTCACACTACGCCAATCTTTCCGCGAACACGATACTCGGTTTCAATGAAAGATGCGGATGATAACTATAAGATTGAAATGTTAGAGAATTTGCGTTTTTCAAAGGCTGAAAAAAATAATTTACCAGAATTTGCGGAAGCGTTAGCGCAGGTTACTGGTGCGGACTTATTTGTGCAAGATGGTTTTGGCGTTATTCATCGTGGGCATACTTCAACTAGTGAAATTGCTAAAAAAATGCCAAGCATAGCTGGTTTGTTACTTGAAAAAGAATACTCGACAATCTTGCAAGCTTTTAAGAATCCCGAAAGACCATTTGTGGCGGTAATGGGTGGTGCGAAAATGTCTGACAAATTACCATTAATTGAGAAATTTATTGAGCGAGCCGATAAAATTATCGTAGCTGGAGCTATGGCTAATACTTTTTTAAAATATTTAAATGTTGAAGTTGGAAAAAGTCGAATTGAAGATGGCCAAAATGAGATTATTGAACAGATTTTTAAACTTGCGGAGCGAAAAGTTGGGTTTAATGGTTTGCGAAGTTTCATAATTTTGCCAGAAGATGTTGCTGTGGCGAGTGAGTTTTCGAAAAATGCTGAGAGAATCGAAAAGCCTGTTACGGCGGTTTTAGAAAACGAGATCATCCTTGATTTAGGGGAAAAATCGATTCAGAGAATTGAAAATGAAATTTTAAATGCAAAAATGATAGTTTGGAATGGAACAATTGGTTATGCTGAATTTGAGAATTTTGCAAAAGGCTCTTCTCGAACTTGTTCTGCAATTTCGAAATCTACAAAAAATGGTGCAAAATCAATAGTTGGCGGTGGTGACACTTCAGCTTTTGTTTTGGATTGGTCGAGTCAAAATGCGGAAAATGCAGATTTTTCATTAATTTCAACTGGTGGTGGTGCAGCTCTTGAATTGATGAGTGGCGAAATTTTACCAGGATTTGAAGTTCTAGAAAATAAAGCATAA
- the typA gene encoding translational GTPase TypA, whose protein sequence is MKSENIRNVAIIAHVDHGKTTLVDGLLKQSNTFRENQAEMSQTLLMDSGDQESERGITITAKQTSIYHGDYKINIIDTPGHADFSGEVERTLNMADGVILVVDAQEGPMPQTKFVLSKALELGLKPIVVVNKIDKPARRITEVNDEVSDLFLELATNDDQLLYPTYYAIGRDGKAWPEVPENPEAEANFEPIFEAIINEIPAPKVELEGDFQLLVTSLTYDNFLGKYAIGRISRGKVKAGEQIALIKRDGTVKKSKIDKLFAYRGLHREEITEAFAGDIVAITGVSEAEIGETLADANNPEALPTIEVEKPTLSMYLGPNTSPMKGREGEFTTSRQIGDRLKKELETNVSLQVEESGIGFIISGRGELHLSVLIETLRREGFEFEVGRPQVVTIQEDGIEKEPVEELIIEVAPEFVGAVSQEMGTRRAEMRAQESLPTGATRLTYIITTRAMIGLRNLMLTATKGTIIMNSLPHGYQEMGAKIPSSRNGVLIAFEKGVSTPYALQSAESRGELFIGPGTEVYAGMIVGLNNRQEDLEINVVKEKHLTNMRSKSSDGAVQLTPFTDLSLEQCIDFIEDDELLEVTPQNLRLRKRYLDSNERKRMAKSTK, encoded by the coding sequence ATGAAATCAGAAAATATTCGAAATGTAGCGATTATTGCTCACGTTGACCACGGAAAAACAACTTTAGTGGACGGTCTTTTAAAACAGAGTAATACTTTTCGTGAAAATCAGGCTGAAATGAGTCAAACTCTTTTGATGGACTCAGGAGATCAAGAATCAGAACGCGGAATTACGATTACCGCAAAGCAGACATCAATTTATCATGGCGATTACAAAATTAACATTATTGATACTCCGGGACACGCCGATTTTTCTGGCGAGGTTGAACGCACGCTAAATATGGCGGATGGCGTGATTTTGGTGGTAGATGCTCAAGAGGGTCCAATGCCGCAAACTAAATTCGTTCTTTCGAAAGCGCTTGAACTTGGGTTGAAGCCGATTGTGGTAGTGAATAAAATTGATAAGCCGGCTCGCAGAATTACAGAAGTGAACGACGAAGTTTCAGATTTATTCTTAGAATTAGCAACAAATGATGATCAGCTTCTATATCCGACATACTATGCGATTGGTCGCGATGGTAAGGCTTGGCCTGAGGTTCCAGAGAATCCAGAAGCTGAAGCAAATTTCGAACCTATTTTTGAAGCAATTATTAATGAAATTCCTGCACCAAAAGTTGAACTTGAAGGTGATTTCCAGTTACTTGTGACTTCTTTGACTTACGATAATTTCTTAGGAAAATATGCGATTGGGCGAATTTCTCGCGGAAAAGTTAAAGCCGGAGAACAAATTGCTTTAATTAAGCGTGATGGAACTGTTAAAAAGTCAAAAATCGATAAGCTTTTTGCGTATCGAGGGCTTCATCGTGAAGAAATTACAGAGGCTTTTGCGGGTGACATTGTTGCAATTACAGGTGTCTCTGAAGCTGAGATTGGTGAAACTTTGGCTGATGCAAATAATCCTGAAGCTTTGCCGACAATTGAGGTTGAAAAACCAACTCTTTCGATGTATCTTGGCCCAAACACTAGCCCAATGAAAGGTCGTGAAGGTGAGTTTACAACTTCACGTCAAATTGGCGATCGACTAAAGAAAGAGCTCGAAACAAATGTTTCGCTACAAGTTGAAGAAAGTGGAATTGGTTTTATTATTTCAGGTCGTGGTGAACTTCACCTTTCTGTTTTGATTGAAACCTTGCGCCGCGAGGGCTTTGAGTTTGAAGTTGGTCGCCCACAAGTGGTTACAATTCAGGAAGACGGTATCGAAAAAGAGCCAGTTGAAGAATTAATTATTGAAGTTGCGCCGGAATTTGTCGGTGCGGTGAGCCAAGAGATGGGAACTCGCCGAGCGGAAATGCGTGCTCAAGAAAGCCTACCAACAGGAGCTACTCGCTTAACTTATATTATTACAACACGTGCAATGATTGGTCTTCGAAATCTAATGCTAACCGCTACAAAAGGTACTATCATTATGAATAGTTTACCGCACGGTTATCAAGAGATGGGAGCTAAAATTCCTTCAAGCCGAAATGGCGTATTGATTGCTTTCGAAAAAGGAGTATCAACACCTTATGCACTTCAAAGTGCGGAGAGCCGTGGTGAATTATTTATCGGCCCAGGAACTGAAGTCTATGCCGGAATGATAGTGGGGCTAAATAACCGCCAAGAAGACCTTGAAATTAATGTTGTGAAAGAAAAACATCTAACAAATATGCGCTCAAAATCTTCTGATGGTGCGGTTCAGTTAACACCATTTACGGATTTAAGTCTTGAACAGTGCATTGATTTTATTGAAGATGATGAACTTCTTGAAGTTACGCCACAGAATTTGCGTCTTCGAAAGCGCTATCTCGACTCAAATGAACGCAAACGAATGGCGAAATCTACTAAATAA
- a CDS encoding DUF11 domain-containing protein, translated as MKKLINFIKNHSIISGSVLVAAIAPALVWAWGPSRPSFTIEKPADYITFNSITNNPVIGGDEKDFVGIREVGSNAKWTNNMKVQNGKEYYVRMYVHNNAASNLNLVAENVVAKLNVPTTTAKNVTVQGQISASNAKPNTVWDEATFSSDNDFNLAYVAGSALFENNGMGTTKLPDSIVNNTGAKLGYDKLDGKIPGCFQYAGYVTVKVKAQVSQPQEKNNIDLAKTVRNKTNGEKSWVETANAKSGDTVQFQIHAKNTGSTGIQNLVIRDILPKGLNYVAGSTKLYNTSNPKGLKVSDNVIQNSGINIGSYQPNGDAYVRFDATVSAENSLPVCGDNTLTNIAQASDQKIVKNDTASVKVTKKCETPKNPIYKCEALSLNIVRKDEKQITYAADTKYSVKDTEFTGTKYVVKNSKNEVVAEKVVNGGTKFEITVPNNVNEKYTVTSTIITKNGENSNANCEKSFETKAPTPIPSKPELVCRNITINQISRTKFEFNTSYTVNNTTFVGVKYIVKDQSGKVVIEKTVNNGSKLTLNIEIVGKFTISSTVITKDGENSNSNCEKSFEVKREEKPSILIKKTVNNQKNTKVEANTDFNYEITVSNNGNVDLKDVVVTDRAPANITFVSADNGEIKDNTLTLKISSLKVGESKTITIKSQATATGITTVNTACVDTPTIPGDNDGCDSAKVEVPKKQTPPTPTPNNPTPNIPTELPQTGANSISAILGLTSMVTAFGYYFTSRKAARF; from the coding sequence ATGAAAAAACTCATTAATTTTATTAAAAACCATTCAATAATCTCTGGTTCAGTTTTGGTGGCAGCAATAGCTCCAGCCCTAGTTTGGGCTTGGGGTCCATCTCGGCCATCATTCACTATTGAAAAACCAGCAGATTATATTACATTTAACTCAATCACAAATAACCCTGTGATTGGCGGAGACGAAAAAGATTTCGTTGGAATCCGTGAAGTTGGCTCAAACGCAAAATGGACAAACAATATGAAAGTCCAAAATGGCAAAGAATATTACGTTCGAATGTACGTTCACAACAACGCGGCTTCGAACTTAAATCTTGTTGCCGAAAACGTGGTAGCAAAACTTAACGTTCCAACAACAACAGCAAAAAATGTGACTGTTCAAGGTCAGATTTCGGCTTCAAATGCAAAGCCTAACACAGTTTGGGATGAAGCAACTTTTTCAAGTGATAATGACTTTAACTTGGCTTATGTTGCTGGTTCTGCCCTTTTCGAAAATAACGGAATGGGTACAACTAAACTTCCAGACAGTATCGTAAATAATACTGGGGCAAAACTTGGATATGATAAACTTGACGGAAAAATCCCTGGATGTTTCCAATATGCAGGCTATGTAACCGTTAAAGTTAAAGCTCAAGTTAGCCAACCGCAAGAAAAAAATAATATCGACCTTGCGAAAACAGTTCGAAATAAAACAAATGGCGAAAAATCTTGGGTTGAAACTGCAAACGCAAAATCTGGCGACACAGTTCAATTCCAAATTCACGCTAAAAATACAGGTTCTACAGGAATTCAGAACTTAGTAATTCGCGATATTCTACCAAAAGGTTTGAATTATGTTGCAGGCTCAACAAAGCTCTACAACACATCAAATCCAAAAGGATTGAAAGTTAGCGACAATGTCATTCAAAATTCTGGAATCAATATCGGTTCATATCAACCAAATGGCGACGCTTATGTTCGGTTTGACGCAACTGTTTCAGCTGAAAATAGTTTACCAGTTTGTGGAGATAACACTTTAACTAACATCGCTCAAGCAAGTGACCAAAAAATTGTTAAAAACGACACTGCAAGCGTAAAAGTTACAAAAAAATGTGAAACTCCTAAAAATCCAATTTACAAATGTGAAGCTTTAAGTTTGAACATTGTTCGAAAAGACGAAAAACAAATTACTTATGCGGCTGACACAAAATATTCAGTAAAAGACACAGAGTTTACTGGCACAAAATATGTAGTAAAAAATTCAAAAAATGAAGTTGTTGCCGAAAAAGTTGTAAATGGTGGAACTAAATTCGAAATTACCGTTCCAAACAATGTGAACGAAAAATACACAGTTACTTCAACAATCATCACTAAAAACGGTGAAAATTCAAATGCTAACTGTGAAAAATCTTTCGAAACTAAAGCTCCAACACCAATTCCATCTAAACCAGAATTAGTATGTCGAAATATTACAATTAACCAAATTTCTCGAACAAAATTCGAATTTAACACTTCTTATACTGTAAATAACACAACATTCGTTGGTGTTAAATATATCGTAAAAGATCAAAGTGGTAAAGTCGTAATTGAGAAAACTGTAAATAACGGCTCAAAATTGACGCTCAACATTGAAATTGTTGGTAAATTCACAATTTCTTCAACAGTTATCACAAAAGATGGCGAAAACTCAAATTCAAATTGTGAAAAATCTTTCGAAGTTAAACGTGAAGAGAAACCTTCAATCCTTATCAAGAAAACTGTAAATAATCAGAAAAATACTAAAGTTGAAGCGAATACTGATTTTAACTACGAGATTACAGTTTCGAATAACGGAAATGTTGATTTGAAAGATGTTGTTGTAACCGACCGTGCACCAGCAAATATCACTTTTGTAAGTGCAGATAACGGTGAAATCAAAGATAATACTTTAACTCTAAAGATTAGCTCTTTGAAAGTTGGTGAAAGTAAAACTATTACAATTAAATCACAAGCAACAGCAACAGGAATAACTACCGTAAATACAGCTTGTGTAGATACACCAACAATTCCTGGTGATAATGATGGTTGTGATAGCGCGAAAGTGGAAGTTCCAAAGAAACAAACTCCACCAACACCTACACCAAACAACCCAACACCAAATATTCCAACAGAATTGCCACAAACTGGTGCAAATAGTATTTCTGCAATTCTTGGATTAACTTCGATGGTGACCGCCTTTGGTTACTACTTTACTAGCCGAAAAGCTGCAAGATTCTAA